In Sphingomonas panacisoli, one genomic interval encodes:
- the recN gene encoding DNA repair protein RecN, translating into MLTALAIRDVVLIEALELEFGGGLGVLTGETGAGKSILLDALGLALGARADSGLVRNGAAQAVVTASFDTPHADGPIAALLTDNGFDVEPGEPLIIRRIVKADGGSRGFVNDQPASAGLLRDLAQYLVEVHGQHDDRGLLAPSGHRALLDAFGRCRAAGVADAHRAWRDAEQALTGARDQIDAAARDRDYLEHAVGELRQLSPEPGEEEMLADRRRTMQRAEKIADDMASLDTWLGGSDGGLAQLRQAARALERIADAHPALGEALAAIDRAINEGALAEDHIVAARQALLFDPRALEEDEARLFDLRAMARKHRVQPDDLAALTEEMAGRLATIEAGEEGLAALAAKVEETRAAYETAADALSVERHAAAERLDRAVAGELAPLKLDAARFRTVVAPLGEEQWGAGGKDRVEFEISTNPGAPFAPLTKIASGGELSRFILALKVALAEEGGAATMVFDEIDRGVGGAVASAIGERLARLAEHTQVLVVTHSPQVAARGLDHFFIAKSTDGTVTRTGVHALNEGERREEIARMLSGATITDEARAQAERLLEAA; encoded by the coding sequence ATGCTGACCGCGCTGGCCATTCGTGACGTCGTGCTGATCGAAGCGCTCGAACTCGAATTCGGCGGCGGGCTCGGCGTGCTGACCGGCGAGACCGGTGCGGGCAAGTCTATCCTGTTGGACGCATTGGGGCTCGCGCTAGGTGCGCGCGCCGATAGCGGGCTGGTGCGGAATGGCGCAGCGCAAGCGGTGGTGACCGCGAGCTTCGATACGCCGCACGCCGATGGACCGATCGCCGCGCTGCTCACCGACAATGGCTTCGACGTCGAGCCGGGCGAACCGCTCATCATCCGCCGGATTGTCAAGGCCGATGGCGGCAGCCGCGGGTTCGTCAACGACCAGCCGGCGTCGGCGGGCCTGCTCCGCGATCTCGCGCAATATCTGGTCGAGGTCCACGGCCAGCACGACGATCGCGGTCTGCTCGCGCCGAGCGGGCATCGCGCGTTGCTCGACGCGTTCGGGCGGTGTCGTGCGGCCGGTGTCGCCGACGCGCACCGGGCGTGGCGCGACGCCGAACAGGCGCTGACCGGCGCGCGCGATCAGATCGACGCGGCGGCGCGCGACCGCGATTATCTGGAGCATGCCGTCGGCGAATTGCGCCAGCTCTCGCCCGAGCCCGGCGAAGAGGAGATGCTCGCCGATCGCCGCCGCACGATGCAGCGCGCGGAGAAGATCGCCGACGACATGGCATCGCTCGATACGTGGCTGGGCGGATCGGACGGCGGGTTGGCGCAGTTGCGCCAGGCGGCGCGCGCGCTCGAACGGATCGCCGACGCGCATCCGGCGCTGGGCGAGGCGCTGGCGGCGATCGATCGTGCGATCAACGAGGGAGCGCTGGCCGAGGACCATATCGTCGCCGCGCGGCAAGCCCTGCTGTTCGATCCGCGCGCGCTGGAGGAAGACGAAGCGCGGCTGTTCGACCTCCGCGCGATGGCGCGCAAGCATCGCGTCCAGCCCGACGATCTGGCCGCGTTGACCGAAGAAATGGCGGGGCGGCTGGCGACAATCGAGGCCGGCGAAGAGGGGCTGGCCGCGCTTGCCGCCAAGGTTGAAGAAACGCGCGCCGCGTACGAAACCGCCGCCGATGCGCTGTCCGTCGAGCGCCACGCCGCCGCCGAACGCCTGGACCGCGCAGTCGCGGGCGAACTCGCCCCGCTCAAGCTCGACGCCGCGCGCTTCCGCACCGTCGTCGCGCCGCTTGGCGAGGAGCAATGGGGGGCGGGCGGCAAGGATCGAGTCGAATTCGAGATATCGACCAACCCTGGCGCGCCGTTCGCGCCCCTGACCAAGATCGCATCGGGCGGCGAACTCTCGCGCTTCATCCTGGCATTGAAGGTCGCGCTGGCCGAGGAGGGCGGCGCGGCGACGATGGTGTTCGACGAGATCGATCGCGGCGTCGGCGGCGCGGTCGCCAGCGCGATCGGCGAGCGGCTGGCGCGGTTAGCCGAGCACACGCAAGTGCTGGTGGTCACGCACAGCCCGCAAGTCGCGGCGCGCGGGCTCGATCATTTCTTCATCGCCAAGTCCACCGACGGCACCGTCACGCGCACCGGCGTCCATGCGCTCAATGAGGGCGAACGCCGCGAGGAAATCGCGCGGATGCTGTCGGGCGCGACGATCACCGACGAAGCCCGCGCGCAGGCCGAGCGGTTGCTGGAGGCGGCGTGA
- a CDS encoding excalibur calcium-binding domain-containing protein, with translation MGFKKPFRAQPVRLGKHYRREARRKTIVTLTRAAVFGMALAAASIVFERPARLAWRGLTESPTATAARENSVYYAGCDEARRAGAAPIYKGEPGYRPEMDGDNDGIACEPYRR, from the coding sequence ATGGGCTTCAAAAAGCCATTTCGCGCTCAACCAGTGCGGTTGGGAAAGCATTACCGCCGCGAGGCGCGACGCAAGACGATCGTCACGTTGACGCGCGCGGCTGTGTTTGGCATGGCGCTTGCCGCCGCCAGTATTGTGTTTGAGCGCCCTGCCCGCTTGGCATGGCGCGGGCTAACCGAAAGCCCAACAGCGACAGCGGCGCGGGAAAACAGTGTATATTATGCGGGGTGCGATGAAGCGCGCCGCGCGGGCGCTGCGCCCATTTACAAGGGTGAGCCAGGCTACCGCCCGGAAATGGACGGCGACAATGACGGCATTGCCTGTGAACCCTACCGCCGTTAG
- a CDS encoding TonB family protein has translation MRLLYAAALAVMLLFAHPAFARDWPKTAGWDVIEGDDYCSIHMEFEGKGATELSLLLKTDNDIVLGMSNSGWSIADDQQEDLTFGVNGTVFSGGKSVGIGDVGGKKAFVTSFESDFLQNFAASSYLIVRKGDVLVDNLSLKGSAAALVVAKRCLALLKRDIAAAAAEKRRFDNIADDPFAKKDAGGSATAGIGGAKSDDAPVPLVSPTNWFPFDSYPAAAKRAGAQGRASWEVDVDEGGRATACRITASTGNADLDATTCRLALRNGRFKIGVAGKYRGSANWTLNDE, from the coding sequence ATGAGACTACTGTACGCGGCCGCGTTAGCGGTCATGTTACTATTTGCACATCCCGCCTTCGCTCGCGATTGGCCCAAAACGGCCGGTTGGGATGTCATCGAGGGCGACGACTATTGTAGCATTCACATGGAATTTGAGGGCAAGGGTGCGACGGAGCTCTCACTCCTGCTCAAGACCGACAACGATATAGTGTTGGGTATGTCGAATAGCGGCTGGAGCATTGCCGACGATCAGCAGGAAGACCTCACGTTCGGCGTGAATGGGACGGTCTTTAGCGGAGGAAAGTCTGTAGGCATCGGGGACGTCGGTGGCAAAAAAGCCTTTGTCACATCATTCGAAAGCGACTTTCTCCAAAACTTTGCCGCCTCGTCGTATCTAATCGTGCGCAAAGGGGACGTACTCGTCGATAATCTGTCCCTCAAGGGTAGTGCGGCGGCGTTGGTCGTGGCCAAACGGTGCCTGGCACTACTCAAGCGTGACATTGCGGCGGCCGCAGCTGAGAAGCGTCGGTTTGATAATATTGCGGATGACCCGTTTGCTAAGAAGGATGCCGGCGGAAGTGCCACCGCGGGTATCGGCGGCGCGAAATCGGACGACGCGCCGGTGCCCTTGGTGTCCCCAACCAACTGGTTTCCCTTTGACTCCTATCCCGCTGCAGCCAAGCGGGCGGGGGCGCAAGGTCGGGCAAGTTGGGAAGTCGATGTCGATGAGGGTGGACGCGCAACAGCATGCCGCATCACGGCATCAACGGGCAATGCAGATCTAGACGCGACAACTTGCCGATTAGCCCTGAGAAATGGGCGTTTCAAAATTGGGGTTGCTGGCAAATATCGCGGCTCAGCAAACTGGACGCTGAACGACGAGTAA
- a CDS encoding zinc-ribbon domain-containing protein produces the protein MFCSQCGKGIEDDSRFCRWCGAVQVPRTVDSRKTLASDVVGSAAPDDLAPIKPWWKKEPVIAIAAVVALIVLVSIFSNGGSKSSGFDSTISSDTANLTATGDGPAPKPSTPNANWDYSSDVDKVRGGTTFYATTTSTNSISQSAPYDGLTTMSLMVRKSPAYGTDVLLTISSGQMMCPSYEGCSGTVRFDDGKAQRISFNGPADSSSEVVFVVGAKAFLEKLKKAKKVVIEKTLYQAGSPQFEFDVAGLKWDH, from the coding sequence ATGTTTTGTTCGCAATGCGGCAAGGGGATTGAGGACGATTCCCGGTTTTGTCGGTGGTGTGGCGCCGTGCAGGTCCCCCGCACCGTCGATAGCCGGAAAACCCTGGCCAGTGACGTCGTTGGTTCAGCGGCACCGGATGACCTGGCGCCTATTAAGCCTTGGTGGAAAAAGGAACCGGTCATCGCGATCGCGGCGGTCGTGGCATTGATCGTCCTAGTATCGATTTTTTCGAACGGTGGGTCCAAGTCGTCCGGATTCGACTCAACCATTTCGTCAGACACTGCAAACCTCACCGCGACAGGGGACGGCCCGGCGCCGAAGCCCAGCACTCCGAATGCCAACTGGGATTATTCCAGCGACGTCGATAAAGTGCGGGGTGGGACGACCTTTTACGCGACTACCACAAGCACCAATTCGATTTCGCAGTCCGCGCCATATGACGGCTTAACGACGATGAGTTTGATGGTGCGCAAGTCGCCTGCCTATGGGACGGACGTTTTGCTTACCATTAGCTCAGGGCAAATGATGTGCCCGTCGTATGAGGGGTGCAGCGGGACCGTCCGGTTCGATGATGGGAAAGCGCAGCGCATCAGTTTCAATGGCCCGGCCGACAGCAGCAGCGAAGTCGTTTTCGTGGTGGGCGCGAAAGCCTTTTTGGAGAAGCTCAAGAAAGCCAAAAAGGTCGTCATTGAGAAGACATTGTACCAGGCGGGAAGTCCGCAGTTTGAATTTGATGTCGCCGGTCTGAAATGGGACCACTGA
- the yajC gene encoding preprotein translocase subunit YajC, with product MFIPSAYAQTAGAAGSSADPFGGSMLFFGQILLIGVVFYFLMIRPQQRRAKELRTAIDSLKKNDQVITTGGILGKVVKAGDVYVEVEVAPNVKVQVVKGAISEVISPTTAKPAND from the coding sequence ATGTTCATTCCTTCCGCTTACGCCCAAACCGCTGGCGCCGCCGGCTCTTCGGCTGACCCCTTTGGTGGGTCGATGCTGTTCTTCGGCCAGATCCTGTTGATCGGCGTGGTGTTCTATTTCCTGATGATCCGACCGCAACAGCGGCGCGCGAAGGAACTTCGGACGGCGATCGATTCGCTGAAGAAGAACGATCAGGTGATCACGACGGGCGGCATCCTGGGTAAGGTGGTCAAGGCCGGCGACGTCTATGTCGAGGTCGAAGTGGCCCCCAACGTCAAAGTACAGGTCGTCAAGGGTGCGATCAGCGAAGTGATCAGCCCGACCACCGCCAAGCCGGCGAACGACTGA
- the secD gene encoding protein translocase subunit SecD, translated as MLDFPRWKVLSIIGFLAALCALAIPSFLPEETVKNWPIHPRINLGLDLAGGSYLLLEANSDQLIQSRLAQKKTEVATDMRRGKIGIGDISTDGGKITFMLRDISQLEDARQLLSQKTTGVGTTGQRDWDIAVINGSTFVLSQTKAGIDYAIDSAMDGATEVVRKRIDALGTREPTIIKQGTTRIVVQVPGLQDPTALKALLGKTATLQFKLVDTSADGTQLAKGIAPIGDQILPYPAAAGYRAPFISSTPYTGPTLKIGDAPYTGPVIAVRNEAIITGKNLTDARAETDSDNPGAWAVGFQFDTEGGRNFAKTTQANVGKPFAIILDDAVISAPNIQTPILGGSGRITGGYDAKGANDLAIQLKSGALPVALKVVEESSVGPDLGKDSIHAGIKASIIAVVLVVLFMLVTYGRFGVYANWAVVINVMVIMGVLALINGTLTLPGIAGFVLTIGTAVDANVLINERIREERRRGRSVIQSVELGYKEASRTIFEANMTHAISGVIMFLLGSGPVKGFAVVLLIGIATSVFTAVTFTRMLVVLWLRKNRPQTINI; from the coding sequence ATGCTGGATTTCCCGCGTTGGAAGGTGCTGTCGATCATCGGCTTCCTGGCCGCTCTGTGCGCGCTCGCCATTCCCAGCTTCCTGCCCGAGGAAACGGTCAAGAACTGGCCGATCCATCCCCGCATCAATCTGGGCCTCGACCTTGCGGGCGGCAGCTATCTGCTGCTGGAAGCGAATTCGGACCAGCTGATCCAGTCGCGGTTGGCGCAGAAGAAGACCGAGGTCGCGACCGACATGCGCCGCGGCAAGATCGGTATCGGCGACATCTCGACCGACGGCGGCAAGATCACCTTCATGCTGCGCGACATCAGCCAGCTGGAGGATGCGCGTCAGCTGTTGTCGCAGAAGACCACCGGCGTCGGCACGACCGGCCAGCGCGACTGGGACATCGCGGTCATCAACGGATCGACGTTCGTGCTGAGCCAGACCAAGGCCGGCATCGACTATGCGATCGACAGCGCGATGGACGGCGCGACCGAAGTCGTCCGCAAGCGCATCGACGCGCTCGGCACGCGCGAGCCGACGATCATCAAGCAGGGCACGACGCGCATCGTCGTCCAGGTGCCCGGCCTGCAGGATCCGACCGCGCTGAAGGCGCTGCTCGGCAAGACCGCGACGCTGCAGTTCAAGCTGGTCGATACCAGCGCGGACGGCACGCAATTGGCCAAGGGTATCGCGCCCATCGGCGACCAGATCCTACCCTATCCCGCCGCGGCCGGATATCGCGCGCCGTTCATCAGCAGCACGCCCTATACCGGCCCGACGCTCAAGATCGGCGACGCGCCCTATACCGGCCCCGTCATCGCGGTGCGCAACGAAGCGATCATCACCGGCAAGAACCTGACCGACGCGCGTGCCGAAACCGACAGCGACAATCCCGGCGCCTGGGCGGTCGGTTTTCAGTTCGATACCGAGGGCGGGCGCAACTTCGCCAAGACGACACAGGCGAATGTCGGCAAGCCGTTCGCGATCATCCTGGACGACGCGGTCATCTCCGCGCCGAACATCCAGACGCCGATCCTCGGGGGCAGCGGCCGGATCACCGGCGGCTATGATGCGAAGGGCGCCAACGACCTGGCGATCCAGCTCAAGTCGGGCGCGCTGCCCGTGGCGTTGAAGGTGGTCGAGGAATCGAGCGTCGGTCCAGACCTCGGCAAGGATTCGATCCATGCCGGCATCAAGGCATCGATCATCGCGGTCGTTTTGGTCGTGTTGTTCATGCTGGTGACCTATGGCCGCTTCGGCGTCTATGCGAACTGGGCGGTCGTCATCAACGTGATGGTGATCATGGGCGTGCTCGCGCTGATCAATGGCACGCTGACCTTGCCGGGCATCGCCGGCTTCGTGCTGACGATCGGCACCGCGGTCGATGCCAACGTGCTGATCAACGAGCGTATCCGCGAAGAGCGGCGGCGCGGGCGCAGCGTGATCCAGTCGGTCGAGCTCGGCTACAAGGAAGCCAGTCGCACGATCTTCGAGGCCAACATGACCCACGCCATTTCGGGCGTCATCATGTTCCTGCTCGGCTCCGGCCCGGTGAAGGGTTTCGCGGTCGTGCTGCTGATCGGCATCGCGACGTCGGTGTTCACCGCGGTCACCTTTACCCGGATGCTCGTCGTCCTCTGGCTGCGGAAGAATCGTCCGCAGACCATCAATATTTAA
- a CDS encoding glycosyltransferase, translated as MLRVLMLSTLFPDASRRNFGVFVERQTLGLAAHPDVELRVVAPVGLPPFPLSLRGRHAPLAKLPLGEQWKGVDVYRPRFLAMPGTAGRLFAASLSRTLAPLLANLRNDFPFDVIDASFFFPDGPAAIAMGRRFGVPVSIKARGSDIHYWGRAAATAGQVRTAGKAADGLLAVSEAMKHDMVAMGMPADRIHVHRTGVDLGQFAPRDRGAAKAGLKVPGALIVSTGALIERKGHDIVIEAMAALPNATLIVAGEGAYRPALEAKIAALGLGDRVRLLGAVPHGDMAALLGAADVMALASSSEGLANAWVEALACGTPIVVPDVGGASEVVTERAYGRMVGRSPAGFASGITAVLGDHAPAAKVREGAERFTWEANTAGLYAHLKELVDAGE; from the coding sequence ATGCTCCGCGTCCTGATGTTATCGACCCTGTTTCCCGACGCGTCGCGGCGCAATTTCGGGGTGTTCGTCGAGCGCCAGACGTTGGGCCTTGCCGCGCATCCCGATGTCGAACTCCGCGTCGTCGCGCCGGTCGGCCTGCCCCCGTTCCCGCTCAGCCTGCGCGGACGGCACGCACCGCTCGCCAAACTGCCGCTGGGCGAGCAGTGGAAGGGCGTCGACGTCTATCGCCCGCGCTTCCTCGCGATGCCGGGCACCGCAGGGCGCCTGTTCGCCGCGTCGCTGAGCCGCACGCTCGCGCCCCTACTCGCCAATCTGCGCAACGATTTTCCGTTCGACGTCATCGACGCGTCGTTCTTCTTCCCCGACGGGCCGGCGGCGATCGCGATGGGCCGGCGGTTCGGGGTGCCGGTATCGATCAAGGCGCGGGGCAGCGACATCCATTATTGGGGCCGCGCCGCCGCGACCGCCGGCCAGGTCCGCACCGCGGGCAAGGCGGCGGACGGCCTACTCGCCGTGTCGGAAGCGATGAAGCACGACATGGTCGCGATGGGCATGCCCGCCGATCGCATCCACGTGCATCGCACCGGGGTCGATCTCGGCCAGTTCGCCCCGCGCGACCGGGGTGCGGCCAAGGCCGGGCTGAAGGTGCCGGGCGCGCTCATCGTATCGACCGGCGCGCTGATCGAGCGCAAGGGGCACGATATCGTGATCGAGGCGATGGCCGCGCTGCCCAATGCGACGCTGATCGTCGCCGGCGAGGGCGCGTATCGCCCTGCGCTGGAAGCGAAGATCGCGGCGCTGGGTCTCGGCGATCGCGTCCGATTGCTTGGCGCGGTGCCGCATGGCGACATGGCGGCGTTGCTCGGCGCGGCCGACGTGATGGCGCTGGCCTCGTCGAGCGAAGGGCTCGCCAATGCCTGGGTCGAGGCATTGGCGTGCGGCACGCCGATCGTCGTTCCCGATGTCGGCGGCGCAAGCGAAGTCGTGACCGAGCGCGCCTATGGCCGGATGGTCGGCCGCTCGCCCGCCGGGTTCGCCTCGGGAATCACCGCGGTGCTCGGCGACCACGCGCCGGCGGCCAAGGTTCGCGAAGGCGCGGAACGCTTCACCTGGGAAGCGAACACCGCCGGGCTGTACGCCCATTTGAAGGAGTTGGTCGACGCGGGCGAATAG
- a CDS encoding Mth938-like domain-containing protein: protein MRIDRTRADGPVVSGLSSGGFRVDDNVYRALAITPERADEWSPPAIGELTEAALVSVLAIDPQPEFLLLGTGRALIRPPVALVRSLEARGIGVEAMDSRAAARAWAVLRGEGRWIVGAFYPIES from the coding sequence ATGCGGATCGACCGGACCCGCGCCGACGGGCCGGTCGTCAGCGGATTGTCGAGCGGCGGTTTCCGCGTCGACGACAATGTCTATCGCGCGCTGGCGATCACGCCCGAGCGCGCCGACGAATGGTCGCCGCCCGCCATCGGTGAATTGACCGAGGCAGCGCTGGTGTCCGTTCTCGCGATCGACCCACAGCCCGAATTCCTGCTGCTCGGTACCGGGCGCGCGCTGATCCGTCCGCCGGTAGCGTTGGTCCGCAGCCTCGAGGCGCGCGGAATCGGCGTCGAGGCGATGGACAGCCGTGCCGCCGCGCGCGCCTGGGCGGTGCTGCGCGGCGAGGGGCGCTGGATCGTCGGCGCTTTCTATCCGATCGAGTCTTGA
- a CDS encoding DUF3089 domain-containing protein — protein sequence MKSLMMFGALLAAVPVAAQTMPPAAPAAPAPAPVAPAPAAPAFAPIPAPDYNTDAAWLCRPGRQDACAVDQNVTVIPATGKGKVVKFRPAPAASTLYDCFYVYPTVSLDPTPNSDLNIGPEEKMVAASQAARFTSKCRVFAPLYRQVTLTALRDLMAGKASAADRKLAYLDVEAAWYNYLKRDNAGRGVVLIGHSQGAGILKQLVAGVIEKDPDMKRKMIAAYLIGTNVAVPSGGDVGGDFKSTRLCKSMQQYGCVVTYTTFRADSPPPENSRFARIADQPGMVAACTNPAALGGGKAVTDAIFGAKGAGLGSTPMGNWTTDGAAVTTPFVSVPGLISAECVSNNGFTYLAVTVNADPKDTRTDTIVGDVVVNGTILKDWGLHLIDMPVEMGNLVSISEYQAASWRGIPMAPPKK from the coding sequence ATGAAATCGCTGATGATGTTTGGTGCCTTGCTCGCGGCGGTACCGGTCGCCGCGCAGACCATGCCGCCGGCGGCGCCCGCCGCGCCCGCGCCCGCTCCGGTCGCCCCCGCGCCCGCCGCACCGGCATTCGCACCGATCCCGGCCCCCGACTACAACACCGATGCCGCCTGGCTGTGCCGTCCGGGTCGCCAGGATGCGTGCGCGGTCGACCAGAACGTCACCGTCATCCCCGCGACCGGCAAGGGCAAGGTCGTGAAGTTCAGGCCCGCGCCGGCGGCGAGTACGCTCTACGACTGTTTCTACGTCTACCCGACCGTGTCGCTCGACCCGACGCCGAACAGCGACCTCAATATCGGCCCCGAGGAAAAGATGGTCGCGGCGTCGCAGGCCGCGCGCTTCACGTCGAAGTGCCGCGTGTTCGCGCCGCTCTATCGCCAGGTGACGCTGACGGCGTTGCGCGACCTGATGGCGGGCAAGGCGAGCGCCGCCGACCGCAAGCTCGCCTATCTCGACGTCGAGGCGGCATGGTACAATTATCTCAAGCGCGACAATGCCGGCCGCGGCGTCGTGCTGATCGGGCATAGCCAGGGCGCGGGCATCCTAAAGCAGCTCGTCGCCGGGGTCATCGAAAAAGACCCCGACATGAAGCGCAAGATGATCGCCGCCTACCTGATCGGCACCAACGTCGCGGTGCCGTCAGGCGGTGATGTCGGCGGCGACTTCAAGTCGACCCGGCTGTGCAAGTCGATGCAACAATATGGCTGCGTCGTGACCTACACGACCTTCCGCGCCGATTCGCCCCCGCCCGAGAATAGCCGGTTCGCGCGCATCGCCGATCAGCCCGGCATGGTCGCGGCCTGCACCAACCCGGCCGCGCTCGGCGGCGGCAAGGCGGTGACCGACGCGATCTTCGGTGCGAAGGGCGCCGGGCTCGGCAGCACGCCGATGGGCAACTGGACGACCGACGGCGCCGCAGTGACGACGCCGTTCGTGTCGGTGCCTGGGCTGATCTCCGCCGAATGCGTGTCCAACAACGGGTTCACCTACCTGGCGGTGACGGTCAACGCCGATCCCAAGGATACCCGCACCGACACGATCGTCGGCGACGTGGTGGTCAACGGCACGATACTGAAGGATTGGGGGCTGCACCTGATCGACATGCCGGTCGAGATGGGCAACCTGGTCTCGATCAGCGAGTATCAGGCCGCGTCGTGGCGCGGCATCCCGATGGCGCCGCCGAAGAAGTAG
- a CDS encoding class I mannose-6-phosphate isomerase produces MTATLLATKRVEKPWGRHDLWPGFANPAPDAPPVGEIWFQTPDAGTPELLIKYLFPGERLSVQDHPTDADAQKAGYKRGKDECWVILAADPGATIAMGTKQPTTREALRKGAEDGSIVDMLDWKPVKAGDFLYCPAGTIHAIGGGITLVETQQNVDLTYRLYDYGSDRELHLDDGLAVADPNPITPKPIVGEVSEGRTILCEGPKFVLERWSGGERDVTLPDGVTGWLTPLKGEGVVDGVAWRAGECVTVTGAAHIHASVGSDLLFAYPGDQRI; encoded by the coding sequence ATGACCGCCACCTTGCTCGCCACCAAGCGCGTCGAAAAGCCGTGGGGGCGGCACGATCTGTGGCCTGGCTTCGCCAATCCCGCACCCGATGCACCGCCGGTCGGCGAGATCTGGTTCCAGACCCCGGATGCGGGCACGCCGGAGTTGCTGATCAAATATCTGTTCCCCGGCGAACGTCTGTCGGTGCAGGACCATCCGACCGACGCCGATGCGCAGAAGGCGGGATACAAGCGCGGCAAGGACGAATGCTGGGTCATCCTGGCCGCCGATCCGGGCGCGACGATCGCGATGGGGACGAAGCAGCCGACCACGCGAGAGGCGTTGCGCAAGGGCGCCGAGGACGGGTCGATCGTCGATATGCTCGACTGGAAACCGGTCAAGGCGGGCGACTTTTTGTATTGCCCGGCCGGCACGATCCACGCGATCGGCGGCGGGATCACGCTGGTCGAGACGCAACAGAACGTCGATCTGACCTATCGGCTCTACGACTACGGTTCGGACCGCGAACTGCATCTCGACGACGGGTTGGCAGTGGCCGATCCCAACCCGATCACGCCGAAGCCGATCGTCGGCGAGGTGAGCGAGGGCCGCACCATCCTGTGCGAGGGGCCGAAGTTCGTGCTCGAGCGGTGGAGCGGTGGCGAGCGCGACGTGACGTTGCCCGACGGCGTCACCGGCTGGCTGACCCCGCTCAAGGGCGAAGGCGTGGTCGATGGCGTCGCGTGGCGCGCGGGGGAATGCGTGACGGTTACCGGTGCGGCGCATATCCACGCCAGTGTCGGCAGCGACCTGTTGTTCGCATACCCGGGCGACCAGCGGATCTGA
- a CDS encoding outer membrane protein assembly factor BamD — translation MRITPSRSLALALIAVLALPVAGCAGRGALKKGDVPYVARDVGTLYSLAKRRLDQGRYKEAAVLFDEVERQHPYSVWARRAQLMSAFSYYMDQSYTESIQSAQRFISVHPGNRDAPYAYYLVALGYYEQIADVTRDQKITQQAQDALGELVRRFPNSKYAADARLKIDLVRDHLAGKEMEIGRFYETRGQWLAATLRFRTVIDQYQSTTHVPEALMRLTETYLALGVPEEAQKAAAVLGANYPGTDWYKRAYKLMQDHPWTAAKPLAVGELPIPLGMKDAQPVAPGTPGVSAKDQGAGSTGTSNTGGAGSGPPKN, via the coding sequence ATGCGTATTACTCCGTCTCGTTCGCTTGCTCTCGCGCTGATCGCCGTCCTCGCTCTTCCGGTCGCCGGGTGCGCCGGGCGTGGCGCTCTCAAGAAGGGCGACGTCCCCTATGTCGCGCGCGACGTCGGCACGCTCTACTCGCTCGCCAAGCGCCGCCTCGACCAGGGCCGGTACAAGGAAGCGGCGGTGCTGTTCGACGAAGTCGAGCGCCAGCACCCCTATTCGGTCTGGGCGCGCCGCGCGCAGCTGATGAGCGCGTTCAGTTACTACATGGACCAGAGCTACACCGAATCGATCCAGTCGGCGCAGCGCTTCATTTCGGTCCACCCGGGCAACCGCGACGCGCCCTACGCCTATTACCTCGTCGCGCTCGGCTATTACGAACAGATCGCCGACGTGACGCGCGACCAGAAGATCACCCAGCAGGCGCAGGACGCGCTGGGCGAACTGGTCCGTCGCTTCCCCAATTCCAAATATGCCGCCGACGCGCGGCTGAAGATCGATCTGGTGCGCGATCACCTGGCCGGCAAGGAAATGGAGATCGGGCGGTTCTACGAAACGCGCGGCCAGTGGCTCGCGGCGACGCTCCGTTTCCGCACCGTGATCGATCAGTACCAATCGACGACGCACGTGCCGGAGGCGCTGATGCGACTGACCGAAACGTATCTGGCGCTCGGCGTGCCGGAGGAAGCGCAGAAGGCTGCGGCGGTGCTCGGCGCCAACTATCCCGGTACCGACTGGTACAAGCGCGCGTACAAGCTGATGCAGGATCACCCCTGGACGGCTGCCAAGCCGCTGGCGGTGGGCGAACTGCCGATCCCGCTGGGGATGAAGGACGCGCAGCCGGTTGCGCCGGGCACGCCGGGTGTGTCGGCGAAGGATCAGGGCGCGGGGTCGACTGGCACCAGCAACACCGGTGGCGCGGGCAGCGGACCGCCCAAGAACTAG